Part of the Halodesulfurarchaeum formicicum genome is shown below.
GAGGCCCAGTACGCGGCCATCACCGACGAGGAGGGCATCATCATCGATGACACGGTAGTCTACCGACTCCCGGACTCCCTTCCCGAGGGGACCCCTGGAGCCGGTGCCGATTACCTCTTCATCCCGAATGCCGGCCACGACGCCCAGATGCACGAGCGATGGACCGCCCATCGCGAGCAATGGGATCTCGACGCCGACGTAACGAACCAGACCGACGAGTACGGCATCGTCGCCGTCCAGGGACCGGACGCCGAAGATCTGGTTGCCGCAGCGGCCGGCGAGGCGGCCCGGGACCTCGGCCGGTTCAGCGCCGAAGCGATGACAATCGCCGAGGTGCCGGCCTGGGTCGCCCGAACCGGGTACACCGGCGAGGACGGCTACGAGATCGTCGTCCCGATGGACGAAATGGAGCCCGTCTGGGCGGCCTTCGACTGTCAGCCCTGTGGGCTCGGAGCCCGGGACACGCTCCGACTCGAGTACGGACTCTTGCTCTCGGGCCAGGACTTCAACCCCGAGGAGAACCCGCGAACGCCCCTCGAAGCCGGGATCGGCTTCGCCGTCGACCTCGACACCGACTTCGTTGGTCGCGACGCACTCGCGGCCCAGCAGGAGTCCGGTGTCGAGCAGGTGTTTACCGGGTTCGTCTTGGAGGAACGCGGCGTCCCCCGACACGGCTACTCGATCACCGACGAGGACGGTGCGGAGATCGGTGCGGTGACCAGTGGGACGATGAGTCCCACGCTGCGGGAGCCGATCGGGCTGGGATACGTTGACGAAGGTCGGGCCGAGGACGGCGAGACAGTATTTATATCAATTCGGGACGAAGGAAAGCGAGCAGTCGTTCGAACACCCCCGTTCATAGGAGAAAACCAATGAGCTTTGACATACCCGAGAACCTGTACTACACCGAATCGCACGAGTGGGTCGACCCCGAGACCGGCAAGATCGGGATCACCGATTACGCCCAGGACGAACTTGGCGACATCGTCTTCGTCGAGTTCCCCGGCGTCGGTGATCACCTCGAGACCGACGACGAACTCGGCGTCGTAGAGAGTATCAAGGCCGTCTCCGACATTTACGCGCCGGTCAGCGGCGAGGTAACCGCCGTCAACGAGGCCCTCGAAGGGGAGCCAGAACTCCTCAACGACGATCCGTACGGTGAGGGCTGGCTCGTCGAGCTCGATCTCGACTCCACAGACGAGGTCGAATCGCTTCTGACACCCGAAGAATACGAGTCCCAGCTGTAATGTCAGGAAGTCCGTACGCGCCAAATACCGAGACGGACACGTCGGAGATGCTGGACGCGGTCGGGGTATCAGACGTCGAGGAGCTGTTCGACATTCCGGAGCCGGTCCGGTTCGACGGTGAGTTCGACATCGAGTCCCGGTCCGAGCCGGCGGTCCTCAATATGGTCTCGGACATGCTCGGGAACAACGACGACATGACCGAGTTCCTCGGTCGTGGGTACTACGATCACTACGTCCCCTCGGTCGTCGACCGCCTCAGCCTGCGCTCGGAGTTTCTGACCTCCTACACGCAGTACCAGCCGGAGGTCACCCAGGGCTTCCTGCAGGCACTCTTCGAGTACCAGTCGATCCTCGTGGAACTCACGGGGCTCCCGGTCGCGAACGCCTCGATGTACGACGCCGCGAGTGGATTGGCCGAGGCTGCCCTGCTGGCCTCCCGCATCCGGGACGCCGACGGGACCGACGTGCTGGTCCCCGAGTACGTCCGCGAAGAGCGGGTTTCGGTCCTGGAGAACTACGTCGCCGGTCACGACATCCACGTGAAGCGAGTCGGGACCGCAGACGGCACCCTGGACATCGATGCGCTTACTGCGGCCGTCGACGAGGACACCCTGATGGTCTACGCGGAGTCCCCGACCACCCGCGGAACTATCGAGGAACACCTCGCCGAGATCGGCGAGATCGCCCACGAGAACGACGCCATGTTCACCGTGGCGAGCGACCCAGTCGCCATGTCCATCCTGGAGGCGCCGGGCGATCTCGGCGCTGACGTGGTCGTGGGTGATGCCGTGCTGGGGATGCCAAACGCCTACGGCATGGGCCTGGGCATCTTTGCCACCCGGGACGACTACCTGCGACACGTTCCCGGTCGCCTGATCGGGATCGGCGAGGACCAGGACGGCAAGCGGGCGTTCACGCTCACCCTCCAGACCCGCGAACAGCACATTCGCCGCGAGCGGGCAACGAGTAACATCTGTACGAACCAGGCCTGGGTCGCGCTCCGAACTGCCATCCACGCGGCCTCCCTCGGGCCCGACGGGCTCGTGGACCTGGCCGAACAGATGGTCGAGTTGCCCCGCGACCTGGCCGCCCAGCTCGATGCCCTGCCGGGAATCGAGGCCCCGATTCACGACCGCCATCACTTCCGCGAGTTCGTCGCCCGAACCGAGGCTCCCGCCTCGGAGATCGTTGCGGCCCTCGAGGACGAAGGCTTCGCGGTGCAGGCAGTCGACGATCACGAACTCCAGTTTACCGTGACCGAAACCAACGAACACGCAGTCGATGATCTAATCGCCGCCGTCGAGGAGGTGGTCGCCTGATGCGACACTACGATCAGGCCCGCTTCCACGACGACGAGGGCCCGGAGTACGAACCGCTGCTCTCCGAGAAGTTCGGAACCGAGCAGGCCGTCGAGGACACTCCGTTGCCCGACGAGCTGACACGGGACTCACTGGAACTTCCGGCCCCAGCCGAGCCGGAACTCTCCCGGCACTACGTCCGGCTCTCCCAGCAGAACTACGCCATCGAGACGGGACCCTACCCGCTTGGCTCCTGTACGATGAAGTTCAACCCGCCGTTCACCGAGGACGTGGCGGCGGACCCCAACGGGATGGTCCACCCCGACAGACCCGGGGAGACCATCCAGGGGAACCTGGAACTGCTCTACACCCTCCAGGAGTACCTCGCGGAGATCGGCGGCATGGATGCCGTGACCCTCCAGCCGCCCGCCGGGGCCGCTGGGGAGTTCACCGGCAACCGCATCGCCGCCGCCTACCACGAGGCAAACGGCGAGGGTCACCGAAGCGAGGTCGTCGTTCCGGACACGGCTCACGGAACGAACCCCGCGAGCGCCGCGATGGCCGGCTACGACGTGGTCGAGATTCCGAGCGGCGAGGATGGCCGGGTCGACCTCGACGCGCTGGAGGCTGCAGTCGGGGACGACACCGCGCTGTTCATGCTCACGAACCCCAACACCCTGGGGCTGTTCGAGCGTGACATCGAGGACATCGCCGAAATCGTCCACGAGGCCGGCGGCCTGGTCTACTACGACGGGGCGAACCTCAACGCGCTCCTCGGCCGGGCCCGACCGGGCGACATGGGCTATGACATCATGCACTACAACGTGCACAAGACCTTCGCCACGCCACACGGTGGCGGCGGTCCGGGGGCCGGCCCCGTGGGTGTCGTCGACGAACTCACCGAGTTCCTCCCGACCCCACAGGTTCGCGAGCAGGACGGCGGCGAGGGCTACGAACTGTTCGAGCCGGCACAGACTATCGGCAAAGTTCACAACTACCAGGGGAACTGGCTGGTCCTGATCAAGGCCATGGCCTACATCGCCCGCCTGGGCGACGAGGGGCTGTGCGCGACGAGCGCGAACGCCGTGCTCAACGCCAACTACCTGGCGACTCAGATCGACCTGGACATTCCCTTCGAGCCGTTCCACCACGAGTTCGTGGCCAGTGCCGGCGACCTGGACGCCTCGGACATGGCAAAGCGGATGCTTGACTTCGGCGTCCACCCACCGACGACAAAGTGGCCGGAGATCGTCTCGCAGGCCCTGATGACCGAACCGACCGAGGGCGAGAGTAAAGAGACACTCGACCTCCTCGCGGAGGCGTTCAAGGCGGCGAAGCGTTCCGACGAGGAGGCACTCTCGAGTGCACCCCATCGGACGACGGCCCGCCGGATCGACCAGGCGGACGCCGCACGCAACCCGCGGCTCTCCTGGCAGGCCCTCGACGAGAACTAGGGCTCCACCGGGTCGTCCGCATCGGCGGGCTCTAGAAGGTGTTCTTCGCCCCACTCACGCATCGCTTGCAACATCGGTTCGAGTGCCGCTCCGCGGTCGGTCGGTGCGTACTCGACCCGGACGGGTTTCTCCGAGACGACGTTTCGCTCGACGATCCCGTAGGTCTCTAGTTCATCGAGGGTATCGGAGAGTACCTTGCTCGAGATCCCGCCGGCCTCGGCCTGGAGCGCGTTGAATCCCAGCGGGCCGTGGACCAGTAGTCGATGCACGACGACCGGGTGCCACTTCTTGCAGAAGAGAATGGCAGTCGCCTGGATCGGACACCAGTCCTCGCCCTCACACGCGACGGCAATCCCGCGCTCGCTCATACCACAGCAACGACCGGCCCGTACTTAAGAGAGGGGAGTTTCAGGCCTGGGCGCTCGCGGTGTCGACGTCTTCGCCGATCAGGACCATCTCGTAGCCACACTCCTCACACCACCACTTCGTCTTCTTGCCGAGGTGCATCTGGTTGCTCGCCATGAGCGAGAACGACCGCTCTTCGCCACACTCCGGACAGTAGTGTTCGATCTCCATCGTACCGACTCTGTGTGCCCCGCCACATTGAAAATACTGATTTCCTGCGGGTCGAACCCGCGACCCGGACCGGGTGCCGAACACATTTACCCGGGTAGGGCCTTCTGGAGAGTATGACGATTACGCTATACGCACTCGACGGCTGTCCCGCCTGTGAACGGGTCATGGAGACCCTCGACGCAAACGAGATCGAGTACGAGGTCCACTGGGTTGATGCCCTGTTCTCCGAGCGGGACGAGGTCAAGGCGGTGA
Proteins encoded:
- the gcvT gene encoding glycine cleavage system aminomethyltransferase GcvT is translated as MALRTPPLHAVHETRGASFTDFGGWEMPVEFDSINEEHEAVRTAAGIFDVSHMGEITVTGPDATELMNRLTTNDVAALEPGEAQYAAITDEEGIIIDDTVVYRLPDSLPEGTPGAGADYLFIPNAGHDAQMHERWTAHREQWDLDADVTNQTDEYGIVAVQGPDAEDLVAAAAGEAARDLGRFSAEAMTIAEVPAWVARTGYTGEDGYEIVVPMDEMEPVWAAFDCQPCGLGARDTLRLEYGLLLSGQDFNPEENPRTPLEAGIGFAVDLDTDFVGRDALAAQQESGVEQVFTGFVLEERGVPRHGYSITDEDGAEIGAVTSGTMSPTLREPIGLGYVDEGRAEDGETVFISIRDEGKRAVVRTPPFIGENQ
- the gcvH gene encoding glycine cleavage system protein GcvH, translating into MSFDIPENLYYTESHEWVDPETGKIGITDYAQDELGDIVFVEFPGVGDHLETDDELGVVESIKAVSDIYAPVSGEVTAVNEALEGEPELLNDDPYGEGWLVELDLDSTDEVESLLTPEEYESQL
- the gcvPA gene encoding aminomethyl-transferring glycine dehydrogenase subunit GcvPA → MSGSPYAPNTETDTSEMLDAVGVSDVEELFDIPEPVRFDGEFDIESRSEPAVLNMVSDMLGNNDDMTEFLGRGYYDHYVPSVVDRLSLRSEFLTSYTQYQPEVTQGFLQALFEYQSILVELTGLPVANASMYDAASGLAEAALLASRIRDADGTDVLVPEYVREERVSVLENYVAGHDIHVKRVGTADGTLDIDALTAAVDEDTLMVYAESPTTRGTIEEHLAEIGEIAHENDAMFTVASDPVAMSILEAPGDLGADVVVGDAVLGMPNAYGMGLGIFATRDDYLRHVPGRLIGIGEDQDGKRAFTLTLQTREQHIRRERATSNICTNQAWVALRTAIHAASLGPDGLVDLAEQMVELPRDLAAQLDALPGIEAPIHDRHHFREFVARTEAPASEIVAALEDEGFAVQAVDDHELQFTVTETNEHAVDDLIAAVEEVVA
- the gcvPB gene encoding aminomethyl-transferring glycine dehydrogenase subunit GcvPB; translation: MRHYDQARFHDDEGPEYEPLLSEKFGTEQAVEDTPLPDELTRDSLELPAPAEPELSRHYVRLSQQNYAIETGPYPLGSCTMKFNPPFTEDVAADPNGMVHPDRPGETIQGNLELLYTLQEYLAEIGGMDAVTLQPPAGAAGEFTGNRIAAAYHEANGEGHRSEVVVPDTAHGTNPASAAMAGYDVVEIPSGEDGRVDLDALEAAVGDDTALFMLTNPNTLGLFERDIEDIAEIVHEAGGLVYYDGANLNALLGRARPGDMGYDIMHYNVHKTFATPHGGGGPGAGPVGVVDELTEFLPTPQVREQDGGEGYELFEPAQTIGKVHNYQGNWLVLIKAMAYIARLGDEGLCATSANAVLNANYLATQIDLDIPFEPFHHEFVASAGDLDASDMAKRMLDFGVHPPTTKWPEIVSQALMTEPTEGESKETLDLLAEAFKAAKRSDEEALSSAPHRTTARRIDQADAARNPRLSWQALDEN
- a CDS encoding winged helix-turn-helix transcriptional regulator; this translates as MSERGIAVACEGEDWCPIQATAILFCKKWHPVVVHRLLVHGPLGFNALQAEAGGISSKVLSDTLDELETYGIVERNVVSEKPVRVEYAPTDRGAALEPMLQAMREWGEEHLLEPADADDPVEP
- a CDS encoding DUF7838 family putative zinc beta-ribbon protein gives rise to the protein MEIEHYCPECGEERSFSLMASNQMHLGKKTKWWCEECGYEMVLIGEDVDTASAQA
- a CDS encoding glutaredoxin family protein translates to MTITLYALDGCPACERVMETLDANEIEYEVHWVDALFSERDEVKAVSEQRGVPVLEDDDRSVVMANTDRIIEYVETTLA